The genome window CAAGTATTTCGAGGGCTCCGGCAAGGATCGCGGCGTGCGGTTTAAGGAACTCCGGTTCTATGCCAGGTTTCTGACGGTATCGTTGATTCTCAACCGGTCAGAGATGGTCAAACTGCTTGTCGATCGGTTCAAGTCTCTCGTCGACGATAGCAAATCCACTTTTGCGGTAAATTGAACTCTCTTTCTGCTTCTGTTTCTGTGTCTAGAGAACAGTTCCAATTTCTCCCATTACCAattcttaaatcttaatttgTTGACATTGAGCCGGTATTAACTCAACTTTGGGAGTTGTTAAAACACATTGTAAATTTTACAATTGGTCTACTTTTTCTTGCTCTTATTGTGACTGGAATGTTCTACTCCGTGGAACTACAATACATTGCATTTTAGACAATGGATTAGTAATTTTTTCCCTTTCTGttattgactaattaacttcATTTCTATCAATTGATTATTCTACACTTTAGTACATTTCTGGAGGGTGGAAGGTAGGCGGGTAGTCATGTCACAGAGTTGTGTTTTTAATGAAAATGGAAGAGGAAAAAGTAccaatgaaatatatttttatttaactttAGTACCAAATTATGAAAATGTGGGATTTAAGGTAAGATAAGGATGGTACACATGCACTTCAACTTCATAAAGCTAAGGTCCtcaaaaaatgtgaaatgatTTCTGATTAAATAATGAAAGGAATAGGTCCAATCAAGCCACACTTTTACAACATATGCATTGTAGCTACCAGTTACATAATGCATCTGTAGGTACTTTTCCATTTTTGTTGGGGGGTGGGTGGGGAGGAGATGGCAATTTATTGGTCTGATTTCTGCTGCacattgccttttttttttttactctacAAAGGCCTCTGCTTCTATTTATGGGATTTATGCGACAAATACAAAAATCTATCCATTTTGGTCAATTGGGATTTACTTAGATAAAATGCAGCAAACAGACGTGTACCTCGTGCACACAAAGAACTCTGGAACAATGGAATCATGttctatacacatatatatctatatcaaTTACTTGTACAAATCTGTCATGCTTGTGGTAACATGGATAACATTCAATACTTGGATGCATATATGAGCATAGAAAACAAatggatatttatatattggATCATGAAAAGAAATATGGAGTACCATAAATCCATAATAAGAATGCTTTCGTCCATCTGGCTGTTTGTATGACCAACTATATTAAGTGTGTAACTGCAGGATACAAACTTCAAAGAGTGGAAGCTGGTGGTGCAAGAACTTGTTCGATTCACGAAAGCTGATTTTTCCTCTTTAATCGTCAGGCCTTTGCGTTATTGTGCTTTCTTTGATTCATATCCATTGTCCCGTCCATATGTGGCCCGGTTTCATGCTAATAAGGTCCTAAAGTTTCAAGATGCGCTTCTGACAAGCTATCATAAAAATGAGGTTTTGAGAAATCCTTTTATTTTGTTGTCTAGATGTTGAGTTTAAAGCATCCCATAGTTTCAAGAGACACTGCTGACAAGATATCATGAAAATGAGTTTTCAAAAATTCATATTCCTCTGATTAGATGCTGAATTTAAAGTTGTTTATAATCTGAAATTGGTGCCATTTCAGGTCAAATTTGCAGAATTAACTTTAGACACTTTTAGAATGATGCAATGTTTGGAATGGGAACCCAGTGGGTCTTTCTATCAGAAGACACAAGCTGAATCACGTGAAGATGGATTATTAGCTGATCAATCCTTGACTTCTGGACTGATTGATATAAATTTGGCTGCAGACATGATGGATCCAAATCTTCCTCCAAATCCTAAAAAGGCTGTGCTTTATCGGCCTTCTGTTCCACACTTGATAGCAGTGAGTTCAAAGTTATTATGCtttgcaatccattttgaaCCCTTTTTCCTATGATTGCTTATTTACTTCTATACCTGCAGGTCATTGCCAAAATAATCGAGGAGCTTCCTTCAGAAAGCGTGATCTTATTATACCTCTCAGCATCAGGTTACCTTTTTTGTAGTTTATGGGACTCAaaggttcttttttttttttttaaatacatagtatatttttaatgatgACCTTGCCAAGAAAATCATACCTGTGTTCTGTTTCCAGGAAGTGTTGGTCAGACTAGTTCATCACTGATGGGAAGCTCTACAAGTTCCAGAAAATTTGTGAAGCCCACTGCTCTCTCTCAGACATCTCAGAAACAAAATAGCTCCCTGCATGAGAATCATATAAGTGGCAAGGGAGACTCCACTGGCTATTTAGAAAATTATTTGTGGTTAGGTCCTAGCAGAACTGGAGGTACATCTACAcgctattttttattttcatttttctatttgTAATTCTTTACCTAATGATCTGATTTGTTTGTTCTTATGTATTTTTCAGGTCTAAACAACCTATACCCTGGGGATCTAATTCCCTTCACACGAAGACCTCTTTTCATAATTATTGATAGTGACAACAGCCATGCATTCAAGGCAGGTTTGTCAAAACTGTATCTTTATCTCCACCACATATGGGTTAGCTTTTTTTGGTTAGATTGTTTTTGAAAGTGTAGTCTTCTTTATTGGCCATGTAAATCTTATTTAGCGAACTAGGAGAACATGCCTATAGCATTATGTAGAGAAATGATACTTGTTTTGTTAATTAACTGTGATATACATAAGACACAGACACACagatgtatacatatataatctCCATTGAATGAGGTGTTCTTTTTTCATCTACTGATTATATCAATGCATCACTCCAGGTTCTCCAAGGTACAGAAAGAGGAGAAAGATGTGCTTTACTTCTATCTCCTTTGAGACCATTATTTAAGAAGCCTAGCTCTGGTGCAATGAGGAATGGGAGTCAGTTCACTTTCTTCTTGGCTGCTCCTTTACAGGCTTTCTGTGAATTGGTTGGCATCAATCCAATTGATGATGATCTTGTAAGTTGATTGCTGCCGAATAGACAATTCTCATAGgtatttttgttttctcttaTTCAGTTGTTGATTAATTCCAGGAACACTATAATGATGCTGAGAGCATCATTTCTACTGCATTTTCTGAGTGGGAGATAATGCTCTGTACAACAACTAGCCTAGACTTGGTTTGGGCTCAAGTATTGTCTGATCCATTTCTCCGACGTCTTCTGCTTAGGTAATCACCTCGGGGTTTAATTGTGTTTTTGAGGTTATTTATTCTCCTTGTGATGTCATTTGATGGCTTAAATCATAAACTGTGGCCTATAGTGTGGTATTAGGAATGTATTAATTTCAAGGTTGAATGGTTTTTGAATTACAAGTTGAGGaaaatgttactccgtattactcAGCATTATTGTGATTGGGAACTTAGAAGCCATAGGTTACGTGTGGAAGGTTGGAAATAAACCTCCTGTACCAACCCTTTCCGCCAGAggaaatacaaataaaataaaaggaataaCAAGTGCAATTAGGATGTAATATTATTATCTGTTCCAGCTTATGTTTTATGCTTGCGTGTTGTCATACAATTGAAATCATCATGTTTTATCCTTCATTTCAACCAGATTTATTTTCTGCCGTGCCGTGTTCACTCTGTTTTGCCTACGGGAAGATAGTGACCAGTATTTGCCTGTTTGCCTCCCTGAGCTTCCTGATTCATTCTCTCCAAACTCCATATCCGTGCAACCAGTTATCAGACGCCTTGCAAACCATCTTAAAGTTGCCAATTGCTTTCGTGTTCGGTAAGTGGTGGTTATAGACAGGGAGACAGTGGAGTGTATATGCATAATTAGGTACGCCCTTTCTGGTATATAGACTATGTTGATGGCTAAAATCCAAAGAACTTCTTCATATGCATTTTTTGATTGAGCTGTAGAGATAAAAACTACTCTGTATAAGGCTTCAGGTTCTCGCTCAGTCGCTCTGCAATACACAAAATTCCTTTTGCAGAAGTTGAGGGCTTTCTCATTATTATGTTGTCATTgtgctttaattttaattttacagGCTGGCTTTCTAGTGGTGAATTAGCTTGTTGGGATTTAAATTTTCCTAGTGTGCAGAAAATTAGTGAGGATTTCCTGTAAATAGGAGCCACCtgtattcaatttagatttacatttattttatttaaaccatccctaattttttttttttgagtactactcaCTTTTTACAATGTATTATCTAATGTCACATTTGTAATTTTATGCAATGTTTAAGCTTTATCGTATAAATTTAGATAAATGGACTATCAAATTAGAAGTAATTTTCTTGTTAATATTCTTAACCCTCGGTTGAGTATGTCAGTAACCGAGTATGTCACATAGGgtgtttttaatttggtttacatcttttgtgtttttaatttggtttacttttatatactccgtattatgttacttagacctggcaattcatatatacgggttcgttaacgggtcgacacgaacacgataaggctaaacacgaacacgacacattaaggttaacgggttcaaaattgTAATACGTACACGgacacgatttgttaacgggttaaatgggttgacacgatagacacgttttgttaacgggtttcggatcgtgtcgacacgatatgacacgaaacccgtttaaacccgctaaatctattgatatattaaaaactaaaatttaatgttaaattatataaaaaagaaataaaacatacaatccaatccatcaaacaaactaaaaacatattcaatttataacattcataaaattataaaataacatccaaaaatcataattaaagaagttcatactagtttttagaataaaattgaacacaataaatattcaaatttcatattgtcgaacatcaataatttgtgtatgatcttggcctaatgtagtaaattcattcttaatcatgttcatgatatattttgtaaagacaatggttcttacctaaatgacaatgATTCTTAGCGGGTTCTAAACGTGTCTATGTAAACGGGttcgtgtaaacgggttaacacgataatattaacgggttcttaataggtttaacgggttgacatgttaagacacgaaaacataacgggttcttaacgggtcaactcGTTAACGACCCGAGACATGTTAAGACTAAACACTAACATGTTAttttcgtgtcgtgttaacggatcgtgtcgataattgccaggtctaatATTACCGTCATTCGAAAAGCATAGACgcaattttatttgaaatattttttttatactaataaCAAACCCAAAATAATTCAGTGAAGCTGATTCTTTTCCAATTAAATTATCAGAATTTGGATTTATTCACAAAGAAACCTAATCATTGAGATACGATATATTAGTGTAGCCTATCGAAGGTCAGGTAAATTCAACCCTTATAATAATCTTCTCTTAATAATCGTAATATAAATAGGATACAATGTGGAGTGGTTGGCAGTTGGGCAGTGGGCATTTTAACTTTAATAATTTCGTAATTAATCCGTAATAGAGATTAGAGATTGTAGTGGGGTTTTGGAGTTAAACAAACTCAACTGCTAATAGTAATTGGTCTATTTATCAACCAATAGGAATGCAGTATTGAGACTTAGCGATCCGGGTCAACCTCTAACACGGAATCCTGACCGTGCATTTCCCATTAGAAAACACAACTAACCCATGTATTTATCGTCCGATATAGTTCTTCGAAAGCACAGGGACAACCAATCCTGTCCGTCCAATTCCATATCTCCTAACACCTTTTGACGCCATAAATACCCTTCAATCATCAAACTCTTAAACGTTCTGCTATTCGCTCCAGTCGAAAAGGGAGAAGAAGGCGGTCTGCAAATCTCAGAGGTGAGTATTTTCCTAATTTCGCCAGTAATTTTCTCCTTAATTATCCGTATCCATTGCTTTTCTTTACAAATCTTATGGCGTTGTTGGTGAATCATCGTCTGATTTGGTTGACTTTAGGTTAGTTTAGGGTAATTACCTGATACTAGCCTTGCCTTGATTATTAGTGAGAATCAAAAGATCAGGACTCCGCCCATTAGCAATTGCGTGAATATATGTTAGCGTACCTTAGTTAATCGATAACTAGATAGATATTAGGGAGTACAGCTTTTGACAGAGATGTATAGTGGGAGAGGGTAGAGAGAAGTGCGCCATTTGCTGCGCGGAGTTTGAGGAAGGTGGACATTCCACTGTGCTTTGAGCAGATTGCATTCGGGTTTGATTTAGTCTAATTGTTGAGTTTGTTAAAAATGTTGTGATTTGCCTGTTTAATTATCATTGTCGTATGATTAGGGTTTTACTGTTAGCTTTATTCGTTTTCGCACATCCTAAATATTGCTTGAATTTTGATATAGTTTCTACATTCTGGTGAATATCTGAGACACTTTaatctctttttatttt of Ipomoea triloba cultivar NCNSP0323 chromosome 3, ASM357664v1 contains these proteins:
- the LOC116014126 gene encoding protein SCAI-like; this translates as MEGNDVVPRTFRALAESAEKKFARVRDLPAYGTGAPTGHYFQKVFKAYMRLWKFQQQNRGKLVESGLQRWEIGEIASRIGQLYFSQYMRTSEARFLFESYIFYEAILNRKYFEGSGKDRGVRFKELRFYARFLTVSLILNRSEMVKLLVDRFKSLVDDSKSTFADTNFKEWKLVVQELVRFTKADFSSLIVRPLRYCAFFDSYPLSRPYVARFHANKVLKFQDALLTSYHKNEVKFAELTLDTFRMMQCLEWEPSGSFYQKTQAESREDGLLADQSLTSGLIDINLAADMMDPNLPPNPKKAVLYRPSVPHLIAVIAKIIEELPSESVILLYLSASGSVGQTSSSLMGSSTSSRKFVKPTALSQTSQKQNSSLHENHISGKGDSTGYLENYLWLGPSRTGGLNNLYPGDLIPFTRRPLFIIIDSDNSHAFKVLQGTERGERCALLLSPLRPLFKKPSSGAMRNGSQFTFFLAAPLQAFCELVGINPIDDDLEHYNDAESIISTAFSEWEIMLCTTTSLDLVWAQVLSDPFLRRLLLRFIFCRAVFTLFCLREDSDQYLPVCLPELPDSFSPNSISVQPVIRRLANHLKVANCFRVR